The nucleotide window TTTGCATGCCTTTACGTTATGTGCGGCACGTTTGCGCATCCCGAAATACATTAAAAAGCCACTGGTCAGAACCCATTTGGTACACAGAAATCGCGTGCCAAAAAAACCCCGCCATTCCTTGGCGGCCGGatttaaaatagaaatatcTCGGCGAATAACTATGCGAACAAttttgtgctttttttgtttcactttAACGGAATTTATGTTATTGCTTCAAAGATATTATTTTTTACGGTAACAATGTAAATgtaaccaacaacaaaaaattctgaaCTTGACTGGAATGACgaaagaaaacggaaaaaaaaaaaaaaaaacctcaaaAAGTTGCCTTGCGACGAATTCGACATTGTACGTCCTCTACCACGTAGCTTGAACGTGCTGGAGATGGCTAATGCTTCGGTTCGGGACGTCACGCTATCCATCCCATCATCCATGTCCAATGGCTGGCTGATGGTGATAGGTGATGATGAAACGgtagatttttcaatttcagcaGGCTCAAGGGCTGGAGGCGCCTTGAACGTAACTAATCAAACAGtaaagaattttgaaaaatacaGCTTCACCAATAAACATGATTGTGATTTAAGTACTGGGCGGTGGGGAAGGACTGGTGGGAGCCTCTGAATCGGGACTACGCAGATCAGGGGCGGATCCGTGATGATGTGACCCGACCGACGAAAGTAATGGTGAGCTGACTGAAAATGTTAGGCGATCAGCAACCAAGTCCAACGACAATGTCGACGATGAGTTGTTGTTCCAAATCTGTTGCTGAGAAGGTGGCTGTCTAAAATAGCCTCCAGTTTGCGGTGAATCTGTTAAATTATCCAAACTCATCGTTGATGCCATACTAGGATCCGCTAGACTCATTTGACTTCCGGCCAATGATCGTGAAAGTCGATGAGGTTGCCATTTCGTGGATTTAAACAAATAATGTGATGCCGACGCCATACTATGGCTTCGTGGTGTGAAACCCCGTTCACGGCTATCTGACCTTTTCATTTTACCATCCTCCCTGCAAATGCAATCCAATAAACTACAGGATCGGTTAAAAAGATAAATGAACATAGGACTTTTTACGTTGGACATAGAGTAATAAGATGCTGTAGCAACGAGTGAAGATTCGGTAGGGTGGCGGCCAGATCAGTGGTATTGAGTCCGCACAACCACCGAAGTTGTGCTACGTCTTTGTTAAGGAGATAAACAGCGTATTCAAAGAATAGCCTATCCTTTCCCTTTGCAAATAATGGGAATCTATTGCCGACCAAAAAGAGGGAAGagcagaaaaaacaaaatagtaCATGGTTGctttctctaaaaaaaaaaaaacagttttacTCTTTTTTAGCATCGGCGTCTCGTTGGCTAACATTGTCGATGATGCGACTTCTAGAGCTAAATACGGCCACCGGATAGCGATTGGGCACTTGAAGGAAGACGGAAAGCATTTGAACCAGATGGGTAACATGGCCAAGAGCCACACTAAGTTGAATGTCGTCACATCCAGCAAAAGAGTCTGAGTTCGGCAAAATAACATCGTTAATTGAATAAATACCAGGTTTCACCTATtgagaaaaatttttgaattcaatAACGAGCATAGAAGGTATTTGCATCTGAATTTAGGTAACCTGAACTATGGGAAATATTTCTACTAATTCCAAGAATAATTGTCTCCTGCGAGCAATAAGTTGATGCTTCAACCGAGTAGCTTGTTCTTCGGTACTCGCAAGGCTTTTTACCAACTCCGAAAGCCGATCTTTATCCATTTGTAGGTGAAAATGCTTCTCTTTCAAATGCAAAGCTGTTAAGGAAAAATCGAGAATAATTTCAAGTTTAAATGTTCGCCCGTAGCTTTATGCCAATAAACCTCTAGTGTGATTATCCACTCGGAGATTCTTTAACGTTTCTTTTAATTGCTCTAAACTTTTCAGTTGTCTATTCCTTTCCTGCTGAAGCATTGAAACTTTTGCCAGAGCCACTTGACGTTTAGCTCTCAGTTGCTGCAGGGCAAGTAGGTCGGCAGGCGAAGCAGCTAGTGAAGGAATCGAGCGAATAGACTTGTTACGATACCGGCTGGGATTTGATTGGATCGATTGAATTTCTAGTTTGAGACGCTCTGACTCGGCTCCTTCCTTGTAGATTGCTCTCTGCATACGATGAATTCTACCGAATAAACAAGATAAAACGATTGATTATGAGCTGTAAAACACAATCCGAATAACCTGCACATGGATGCAACAGAATAGCTTTTGCCGCTGGAATTTTCCTGTGATTCTTGGATTGGAGGGACAACAAACTGAGATTTCAATGAATTTTCAGCAGTAAAGAAACCCCAAGTCATGCCAAAAATTAAGGCATTATTGGTGAACAAAACAGCTTCTTTGGGAGGCTGTGATCCTAAATAGACTAGACCGTTAAAGTAGACAGCCCAAACTGTAATTAATTCTGGGTTAGAACTGTCACTGTCTTGTTTGGCCCACACTCTCACTACCAAACCTTgaataaggaaaagaaaagtaatgGTAATTAAAGCAAAGGTAATAGAGAGCAGTTCAAACAATAGTAATTTCAGATACCTGGGCAGGAATTGACAATACTTTCTGGAAACTTTCTTGTATCTACATCATTCCAATAAATACTTTCACCTGATTGATGCTCACTTGTGTAGAATGGAGCTGACATGGTAGTGATATGTAAGGTGTAATAAAAGACAGCACTTTCGGAGTTAGTTTCTCGATTCAACCAGACATTTCTTATGCACACTTTACGTAAGTGCCTCAATCGAATCTAATGTATTAGAATTATCATACTTTCACTCTATCTATGAATTGTAACATGTGCGGTACTTGATTAGTATCTATTGGCATCCACTCTCTCATCTTAGATTTGTTAGCTTCAGCCATAGCTGTAAGTTTAACAGCTTGCCTAATAGACTTTGTTGCATTTAGAACAACTTGTGGAACACGAAGGATGGTGGGCGTATAATTCTGAAAAATGACACGTTATTTCATAGGAACTGGTACTAAACATTCGAAATATCTTCTGTTCTGATAAATTTAAACTATATGAGAATGTCTAGTTGTTAAGCAGACGAAAATTCCTCTAATTTTTGACGTATGACGTGACAAAGAATGCCAGATCGCATAAAGCCATTTTttaatacaaataaaaaatgatcgGCTTTGACCTTTGGTTTTCCTTAAGAACAGCAGAGCAAAATATTTATTAGACAAATAATAGAGTATAGTTGCATATTTATTGACTGACTGTACGGCAAAGGATGAGACGACGGATTATCAGTTTATCACacatgaaaatgaatttaGTAAACTCGCTATGATAGTTGGGTTGGGGTATATCTCTTGCGTAAGTTCGAAGTTTTAACCAGTTGTGGTTTATAGGCGTCCTCCACTAGCTCCTCCTTCTCAACAGCACCTCGTGATGAAACTGTCGTTGTTTCAGGAATGATGTACAAATCCTTGTTAACATCAATGAATTTGTTCGATTTTGTGCAATCCACGTCGTAATACCACTCGCATACTCTTCTCTCTTGAGAATAGATTGTTCCATTCGGGCAAAGGAAAGAATCCACTAAACCTTCTTGACTGCAATAGTGCCAAACCtttataataaaacaattttgaatTAAATCAGATGCAAAAAAGCCGAAAGCTATAACTTCGGATGGTCACCTGACAGCGAGCATCTGTGTCAGCATAGTAGCCAGGAATTTTATCCGAACAACCAAAATTCGTTTTTGGAATCTCATGATAGTTGGGATAATCTTTTCCGGCAACGCCTTTGTTGTATGCATAGAAAAATTGTGTTTAAGATGACTGATGAGATAAAGTAAGGAATAGGGCTATCAGTCAGTTTACCAGGAATGGTGTTAACGTCTATTTCTTTATCCTGCACAGTCGCTATAGGTTTCTGCTGCTCTTGGGATATCACAGCTGTCACACTAACAAAAACTGCAAacagttttttgttgttgttgtaatgAAATCAAAGTTTTTCTTATCGATAGCTTTAACTTTACCGAAAAATATTTGAGTGCGAACCATTCTTGTAGTTGAAGACGATGTCTGGCTGGAGTATTAGAAGGCAGGAAGACTGATGATCTACGGAATTTACAAAGGCTTTTATACGAATTCCCATATGAACCTTTCCCCCCGTGGGCAGCTTTCCATTCGATTGCATCGCCTCGTTCCTCGTAATGCGGTAATAACCATGTTTTGCTAAACTCCTTAAGCTGTGGTTTCGCCGATAACTAACTTGCAAAATGGGCTTTCtccttcaacattttcagttttcaTCTTAAACATGATTTGCCGATTTGTttttatagtaaaaaaaaattatttcgcTCAATTTGGTTCCAATATTTAAACTTAATAACAAGTAGGGGGTAAAAACGGATGACGTGTGTTTTATGATGTCGGGGTGATTGAACGGCAGTGAAAGCGCCACCTTAGCCATCTTCTTTCTAATCACCGAAAACTTTCTCCAGTCTTTTGCGTGCAATCAAAAATATGactaaaaaaatgcctttATGAAAAACTCTTTTGCCAAGTCACAGGGGAAATTTCTCCAATCCAGGCTTACATACTACCATCTCTCTTTCCACCCTTGTTTTGCTCTGGAgatttaatttattattatttttttcatttttctagtAGCTACAGTTATTGCATGTCTGTTGGCCTTTCACAAAAGAAAGTCATAAGAGAAACTAGATGGATACATATTGCGGTTTGAACCTTAGAACGAACAATTTCTAGTGACAGGAATTTCGCCGTCCTTAAAGACACTGTATAGTTATGAAATGCAAATGCAAACACAAATGTTCGATTATTAAATAACGAAAccaaataacaacaacaaagaaaacgcACAGTTGCAAACAGATTCTTCCAACAAATTTAACACTTCTTTTGAGTGTAGGTCAAACAAAATCCAACATTGTTGACTTCGTCTTTTGCCTCCTTTGCGTCGGTGATGTAAGTAATTCGGTCAGATGTAGCTATAAATATAAAAGAGAAATACACTTGAATACAAGATCTGTTAATCATTTGAATTtcagaaattaaattttactgCAAATCGGGGCGTCGCTAGTCGCATTTTTCGCCGGGTTGAGTGCAGCTCCGCAATAAACAGATTCTCGGACATTTCCACCGTTTGTTCCACCCGGAATAATTAGCTGATCAGGGCAATTGGAGCCACTGGTGGCACTGGTCGCGTTCTCTGCTGATTTGGTTAAAAGAAAACCTGGAACATTCTTAAAGGTTTGACAAGGCGCAAAGCAGACTCCGCAGTAACCCTGTTAAAGTCACGATGAATAAAGTACTTATTTACTCGATTCATTAAGGTAAGCGAGGGGATACCCACCGAAGGCCTTTTGAAGCAAATATTGTAATTCTGATCAGCAAGTTGACGTACAGAACCTCCATATTCCTGCTTAAAGTTGAAGGATTCAATTGATCCCGCCGTTTTAGTTAAATACTGTAGGCAGTTAGCGGgagctaaataaaaaaaaattaattatgaGCAAACAGAAGAATGGTTAGTTAGCAGCAAAATACTGCTACAGACCAAGATCTTGAGACGAGCAAGGAATTCTAGTAATCCTCAGCTTCCAATCCTTATTTGCTGCATCAGTCAAGAAAAATCCTAGCGTGATGTCGTCTTGTTCTTCGTTAAATGTCAGGTAAACTGACAAAGAAAacatatattatttttcagtcaagcattaaaaaaatgttgaagatCAAATTACGATGTTGATCAGTGAAAGAATCGCCACATAATTTTTGGCTCGGTGTAGTGCTACCAACTGCAGCGAAATAATCTTCGTCGCAAATGGTCGTATTTGGATTAGGTGGAGCAAGtcgaaaattttcaaattccaCCCTAAATGTTGTGGATTTCAAACTTTGTCCACAAGACAACTATTAATTGAATTGATGGAGAAATTACTTGATTTGACAGCTGCGAATACTGTTGCTGGAGGAAGTCAATCCTCCACCAATTGTAGTTCCGGCGACTCTGATACCAGGGTTAGCTGGGAACGTCAAGGTGCAAGATTGCTTGCTCGACGCTCTTGATGGAGTCATCCACATCAATGGACTGCGGATTGCAGTTTCAGAgcatttttttatcataactatagaaaaaagaatattgTAGAAAATATgactttcgttttttttgttggtgtaTAATTACATGAACAGCAGACGCCAGCAGAACGGAAAAGAACAGTTCCACAATCGCCGTCTTTTATTCCGCCTTGGTTGTCACATTCACTCTGGGAAAGGCAGGTTCCTTCATCGCCGGAGTTAGTGGTGCATTTGGTTCCTGACACGGGGAAAAGTGTCGTAAACGACGGAAGGGTACCGAACGTGGGTATAGAACCGATGCCGAAGATTGACGTCGTTGTAGGTGCGGTCTGCGTCTGCGGAACTCTGGCTTctaaaaatagtaaaaatttacaaatgtATAATGATTGTTTTCTGCATCAGTTGAAAAGTAAGTCAACAAGGATTTTTAATACGGATTTGAGCATCGGCCAGGTCAACAGGACGACTCGCTTGATAAACGGGTGAATCCCCAAAAGGGTACTGTTCCTTGATTGGGATCGAATACATAGTAGACTGGCTCCTCAAGTCTGGATTCCAGAAGGTGTTTTCGATTGCATTTCCTAGTTGGATTGGCCGTTGAGTAGGCGATTGCCAATGCCATTAACATAACGTAGTAAAATCTCATCTTGTGAATAGTTGATGACGAGAACCCAGGCAGTACTGTGGTATTTGGAATCGGACACTACAACACGAGAATGAAAGTGTACTAAATTTAGTTTGTTTCTTCGTGAAATCTACCTAGAAAAGATACGATATTTTACCGGAGTGAGACTTGGAAGTCACAAGCAACCACGTTGTCGTTTCAGACGACGCTGACACTCTGAAGAATATTAGTCCTGTTCGGTTTTATACGTAGGGCGAGAGAGACAACGTCGGGAACATCCTGATCATGGGATGTTGAACTCGTTATTCTATgcagcaagaaaaacaaaaaacaaaacgtaaCTAGTAGGGTGgcaataaatgaaaacattttataGGACTCATCAAATCATAAACGATTACTGTCATCGTGTCTAAGGGTGGTAAATGC belongs to Daphnia magna isolate NIES linkage group LG1, ASM2063170v1.1, whole genome shotgun sequence and includes:
- the LOC116932547 gene encoding uncharacterized protein LOC116932547, whose translation is MVRTQIFFVFVSVTAVISQEQQKPIATVQDKEIDVNTIPGVAGKDYPNYHEIPKTNFGCSDKIPGYYADTDARCQVWHYCSQEGLVDSFLCPNGTIYSQERRVCEWYYDVDCTKSNKFIDVNKDLYIIPETTTVSSRGAVEKEELVEDAYKPQLVKTSNLRKRYTPTQLS
- the LOC116932371 gene encoding UV radiation resistance-associated protein, with the translated sequence MAEANKSKMREWMPIDTNQIRLRHLRKVCIRNVWLNRETNSESAVFYYTLHITTMSAPFYTSEHQSGESIYWNDVDTRKFPESIVNSCPGLVVRVWAKQDSDSSNPELITVWAVYFNGLVYLGSQPPKEAVLFTNNALIFGMTWGFFTAENSLKSQFVVPPIQESQENSSGKSYSVASMCRIHRMQRAIYKEGAESERLKLEIQSIQSNPSRYRNKSIRSIPSLAASPADLLALQQLRAKRQVALAKVSMLQQERNRQLKSLEQLKETLKNLRVDNHTRALHLKEKHFHLQMDKDRLSELVKSLASTEEQATRLKHQLIARRRQLFLELVEIFPIVQVKPGIYSINDVILPNSDSFAGCDDIQLSVALGHVTHLVQMLSVFLQVPNRYPVAVFSSRSRIIDNVSQRDADAKKEFPLFAKGKDRLFFEYAVYLLNKDVAQLRWLCGLNTTDLAATLPNLHSLLQHLITLCPTEDGKMKRSDSRERGFTPRSHSMASASHYLFKSTKWQPHRLSRSLAGSQMSLADPSMASTMSLDNLTDSPQTGGYFRQPPSQQQIWNNNSSSTLSLDLVADRLTFSVSSPLLSSVGSHHHGSAPDLRSPDSEAPTSPSPPPITFKAPPALEPAEIEKSTVSSSPITISQPLDMDDGMDSVTSRTEALAISSTFKLRGRGRTMSNSSQGNFLSAVRFLSSDGNCLRGRRNWTLNVGIVGACPLFVGVVSVAVIAIQRTVLETNKEKLFALTDGYERFHGTHSKFCVLRLFIPKPLIEPVT
- the LOC116932432 gene encoding LOW QUALITY PROTEIN: uncharacterized protein LOC116932432 (The sequence of the model RefSeq protein was modified relative to this genomic sequence to represent the inferred CDS: deleted 1 base in 1 codon); this encodes MRFYYVMLMALAIAYSTANPTRKCNRKHLLESRLEEPVYYVFDPNQEQYPFGDSPVYQASRPVDLADAQIQARVPQTQTAPTTTSIFGIGSIPTFGTLPSFTTLFPVSGTKCTTNSGDEGTCLSQSECDNQGGIKDGDCGTVLFRSAGVCCSFMIKKCSETAIRSPLMWMTPSRASSKQSCTLTFPANPGIRVAGTTIGGGLTSSSNSIRSCQIKVEFENFRLAPPNPNTTICDEDYFAAVGSTTPSQKLCGDSFTDQHLYLTFNEEQDDITLGFFLTDAANKDWKLRITRIPCSSQDLAPANCLQYLTKTAGSIESFNFKQEYGGSVRQLADQNYNICFKRPSGYCGVCFAPCQTFKNVPGFLLTKSAENATSATSGSNCPDQLIIPGGTNGGNVRESVYCGAALNPAKNATSDAPICTTSDRITYITDAKEAKDEVNNVGFCLTYTQKKC